The Hymenobacter sp. GOD-10R genome includes a window with the following:
- a CDS encoding LytTR family DNA-binding domain-containing protein, whose translation MTLNCIAVDDEPLALGMVCAFIEQTPFLNLVGRYSSAVEALRGLQEQAVDLIFLDIQMPDLTGIELARVLDKGKPGLGPRIIFTTAFHQFALDGYKVDALDYLVKPFNYEEFLRAATKAQSYAEVLHLPSSAPTLPPPAAPEPEEEFLFLKVEYQLVRVAFREILYIEGLKDYVKVHLADGSKPLLSLTSLKALEDKLPARYFMRIHRSFIVALDKIRAVTRNTVQIGSATISVGDQYKETFNQFLSRWT comes from the coding sequence ATGACGTTGAATTGTATTGCCGTCGACGACGAGCCGTTAGCCCTCGGGATGGTTTGCGCTTTTATTGAGCAAACGCCTTTTCTGAATCTGGTAGGCCGCTACAGCAGCGCCGTAGAGGCCCTGCGTGGGCTACAGGAACAAGCCGTTGACTTGATTTTTCTGGATATTCAAATGCCTGACCTTACGGGTATTGAGTTGGCGCGAGTGCTCGACAAGGGCAAGCCGGGCCTAGGTCCGCGCATTATCTTCACCACCGCCTTCCACCAGTTTGCTCTCGATGGCTACAAGGTCGACGCGCTCGATTATCTGGTCAAACCCTTCAACTATGAGGAGTTTTTGCGCGCCGCTACTAAGGCCCAATCGTATGCCGAGGTGCTGCACTTACCTAGCTCCGCTCCTACCCTGCCCCCGCCCGCCGCGCCAGAACCCGAAGAAGAGTTTCTGTTTCTGAAAGTGGAGTACCAGCTGGTGCGCGTTGCTTTTCGCGAAATCCTGTACATCGAAGGGCTGAAGGATTACGTGAAGGTGCACCTCGCCGACGGCTCGAAGCCGCTGCTTTCGCTCACGAGCCTAAAAGCGTTGGAAGACAAGCTACCCGCCCGCTACTTCATGCGTATTCACCGGTCTTTTATCGTGGCTTTGGATAAGATTCGGGCGGTAACGCGCAACACCGTACAGATCGGCTCCGCTACTATCTCCGTCGGCGACCAGTACAAGGAAACGTTCAACCAGTTCCTCAGCCGCTGGACGTAA
- a CDS encoding ABC transporter permease produces MIRHLFILIWNRKRSNFLLMSEILLSFFVLFAVSVLLVSNYYNYRQPLGFEYNNVWELVVNPGQDTLNRTEKVSQIMRRLQNTPGVVAVTSASSNTPFSFSTMNTNQYTYKGKEGPLTERYDADDELVKVLRPKLVAGRWFDRRDAAATRPPVVVNQKFAKKLFGEESPVGKVLVTSDGKREWQVIGVIEAYRSGSDFAGNDPAVFDRRILQDSAVLGAYEMPTLLVRVQPGSGAVLEQQVVKDIKDISKGWIAKVNTLEENRHDKLKIMLTPLVALGVVALFLIINVALGLFGVLWYNINQRKAEIGLRRAMGATGAGISTQFLGEMLVVTTLGVMGGMLLAVQFPLLGVFGVETPVYVMSIALAAILIYTLTAVCAFQPSRIAAGIQPAVSLREE; encoded by the coding sequence ATGATACGCCATCTTTTTATTTTGATCTGGAATCGTAAGCGGTCCAACTTCTTGCTGATGAGCGAGATTCTGCTGTCGTTTTTCGTGCTCTTCGCCGTGAGTGTGTTGCTGGTGAGCAACTACTATAACTACCGGCAGCCCCTCGGTTTTGAGTACAACAACGTGTGGGAGCTGGTCGTGAACCCCGGTCAAGACACGCTCAATCGCACTGAGAAGGTGAGCCAGATAATGCGCCGCTTGCAGAACACGCCCGGCGTAGTGGCCGTCACGAGTGCCAGCTCCAACACGCCCTTTTCGTTCAGCACGATGAACACCAACCAGTACACCTACAAAGGGAAAGAGGGGCCGCTGACCGAGCGCTACGACGCCGACGACGAGCTGGTGAAAGTGTTGCGCCCTAAGCTAGTAGCCGGCCGCTGGTTCGACCGCCGCGACGCCGCAGCCACCCGCCCGCCCGTCGTCGTGAACCAGAAATTTGCCAAAAAGCTTTTCGGCGAGGAGTCGCCGGTGGGCAAGGTGCTCGTCACGAGCGACGGCAAACGGGAATGGCAGGTGATTGGCGTGATAGAAGCCTACCGCTCGGGCAGCGACTTCGCTGGCAACGATCCAGCCGTCTTCGACCGCCGCATTCTGCAAGATTCGGCTGTGCTGGGCGCTTATGAGATGCCCACGCTGCTGGTGCGGGTGCAGCCGGGCAGCGGCGCCGTGCTGGAGCAGCAAGTAGTAAAAGACATCAAAGACATTTCGAAGGGTTGGATAGCCAAGGTGAACACCCTGGAAGAAAACCGCCACGACAAGCTCAAAATCATGCTGACGCCACTGGTGGCCCTCGGGGTGGTGGCGCTGTTCCTGATCATCAACGTGGCGCTTGGTTTGTTCGGCGTGTTGTGGTACAACATCAACCAGCGCAAAGCCGAAATCGGCCTGCGTCGGGCCATGGGCGCTACTGGAGCAGGTATCAGTACGCAATTTTTGGGCGAGATGCTGGTCGTGACGACTCTAGGGGTGATGGGAGGGATGCTGCTGGCGGTACAATTTCCGCTGCTGGGAGTATTCGGCGTCGAGACGCCGGTGTATGTGATGTCTATTGCCCTAGCTGCCATCCTGATTTACACCCTAACGGCCGTGTGCGCCTTCCAGCCCAGCCGAATTGCGGCCGGTATCCAGCCTGCCGTGTCGCTACGCGAGGAGTAG
- a CDS encoding ABC transporter ATP-binding protein, which translates to MIKLVDIEKVYQTDTIETVALNRVNLTINKGEFVSVMGPSGCGKSTLLSLMGLLDEPTGGTIEIDSRPVTSYSDKELARLRNHKIGFIFQSFHLINDLSVLDNVELPLLYRAGLSGKERRQRAHASLDKVGLSARTRHFPSQLSGGQRQRVAIARALAGAPEIILADEPTGNLDSVMGDEIMDLLLGLNRHEGTTIVMVTHDENMAHKTERLIRFFDGSQVS; encoded by the coding sequence ATGATCAAGCTCGTCGACATTGAGAAAGTATACCAGACCGATACCATTGAGACAGTGGCGCTGAACCGTGTGAACCTGACCATCAATAAGGGCGAGTTTGTGTCGGTGATGGGACCTTCGGGGTGCGGCAAATCGACGCTGCTGAGTTTGATGGGGCTGCTCGACGAGCCCACCGGCGGCACCATCGAAATCGACAGCCGGCCCGTGACCAGCTACTCGGACAAAGAGCTAGCCCGCCTGCGCAACCACAAAATCGGCTTTATCTTCCAGAGCTTCCACCTCATCAACGACCTCTCGGTGCTCGACAACGTGGAGCTGCCCTTGCTTTATCGGGCGGGCCTGAGCGGCAAGGAACGGCGGCAGCGCGCCCACGCCTCTCTCGACAAAGTGGGTCTGAGCGCCCGCACCCGGCACTTCCCCAGCCAGCTTTCTGGCGGTCAGCGCCAGCGAGTAGCCATTGCCCGTGCCTTAGCTGGCGCCCCCGAAATCATCTTGGCCGACGAACCCACCGGTAACCTCGACTCAGTGATGGGCGACGAAATCATGGACCTGTTGCTAGGTCTGAACCGCCACGAGGGTACTACCATCGTGATGGTGACGCACGACGAAAACATGGCTCACAAAACCGAGCGCCTTATCCGCTTCTTCGACGGCAGCCAGGTCAGCTAA
- a CDS encoding sensor histidine kinase produces MASSSLRRYVSPLTHALVWSVFGLALVLFQPRWHPLPIQFWIKQASLFFIWIGLFYLNSLVWVPRLLFRERTLWFILVGLSFTVAICFFSYQLEHLLHLPELFQKLMRPNGPPRPPRFVDLGTLLITLLVLGISTSTTVVQKWQHDAQLRQELEQQRTKTELSFLKAQINPHFFFNTLNNIYALTAINVELARQALHTLSRMMRYVLYETQASTTLLSQEIAFLQDYMALMQLRLTDKVTVTFSKPEPLHDVPVAPMLLLPFVENAFKHGVSATQPSQIHVSVQQCGTELALEVRNTLFPKKALSLDTGSGIGLTNTRRRLDLLYPERYHLTTTEATSDNEFQVMLTLQVP; encoded by the coding sequence ATGGCTTCTTCGTCGTTGCGACGCTATGTATCGCCCTTAACTCATGCACTGGTCTGGAGTGTATTTGGCTTAGCGCTCGTCCTGTTCCAGCCACGCTGGCACCCCCTACCGATACAATTCTGGATTAAGCAGGCGAGCTTATTTTTTATCTGGATTGGCTTGTTTTACCTGAACTCGCTGGTGTGGGTACCTAGGCTGTTGTTTCGCGAGCGTACCCTGTGGTTTATTCTGGTGGGGTTGTCCTTTACCGTGGCCATCTGCTTTTTCAGCTACCAGCTTGAACACTTGCTGCACTTGCCGGAGCTCTTTCAGAAGCTGATGCGCCCGAACGGCCCACCGCGCCCGCCGCGCTTTGTCGACCTAGGTACGCTGCTAATCACGCTGCTGGTACTCGGCATCAGCACCAGCACCACGGTGGTGCAGAAGTGGCAGCACGATGCCCAGCTGCGGCAGGAGCTGGAGCAGCAACGCACCAAAACCGAGCTGTCGTTTTTGAAGGCCCAGATCAACCCGCACTTCTTCTTCAACACGCTTAATAACATCTATGCTCTCACGGCCATCAACGTAGAGCTAGCCCGTCAGGCCTTACATACGCTTTCCCGCATGATGCGCTACGTGCTCTACGAAACGCAGGCTAGCACAACGCTGCTCAGCCAAGAAATTGCTTTTTTACAGGATTACATGGCCCTGATGCAATTGCGCCTGACGGATAAAGTAACCGTCACGTTCAGCAAACCCGAGCCACTGCACGATGTGCCCGTGGCGCCTATGCTCCTGCTTCCATTCGTGGAAAACGCTTTTAAGCATGGCGTAAGCGCCACGCAGCCTAGCCAGATTCACGTGAGCGTGCAGCAGTGTGGCACCGAACTAGCGTTGGAAGTGCGCAACACGCTTTTCCCCAAAAAAGCGCTCAGTCTCGACACTGGCAGTGGCATCGGACTGACGAACACCCGCCGCCGCCTCGACCTGCTCTACCCCGAACGCTACCACCTGACCACCACCGAAGCCACCAGCGACAACGAGTTTCAGGTGATGTTGACCTTGCAGGTACCGTAG
- a CDS encoding TonB-dependent receptor domain-containing protein has product MKKILSVLTLASYSALAQGPAGAPTGTPPQPTQAVLSGASAAAGSGRITGTVVDAATKKPVPFATVALINTATGKPIDGASCDDNGKFNISKVAAGTYQLQVSFLGYKTVERGSVVVTERGGTLNQGTIELGATTQQLGEVVVQGQKQLIEEKVDRLIYNADQDVTAKGGDATDIMRKVPLLAVDLDGNVTLRGSSNVTVLINNKPSTIVASSVADALKQIPADLIQTVEVITSPSAKYDAEGSAGIINIVTKKNTLAGKTLNVDVGAGNRGASLNLNGNYRKGKMGFNLGGFGRSQYNVRGSFNNNQTTVGTTNSLNTIQTADTRNRGLFGNYQLGWDYDITEKSSLTANIRYGVRNNTTNQDNLITKTFLLPSNTYQSGNIRDVQTKDLSGTVDANLTYTYTYAPQKELSILGLYSRNNRTNNFVADLLTNDILSGQRNNNESYNQESTIQVDYSTPLQKNQLLEFGGKGIFRQVNSDYNYYQTQRATGVEQTDASRLSNSLNYDQNITAGYLTYTYTTKTKYTLKAGARYEYTFIDARFSNNSEGALGTIPNYGKLIPSVNLSKSFEKGQTIKIGYNRRLQRPGIQFLNPNTNFANPTNITTGNPYLAPELTDNVEIGFSTQLKAFYINASVFGRRTNNSITSVRDTFSVRSNDPVNPVLQQGIRTSYQNIGREDNYGINLFTNATFFSKWQIGGGIDLYYADLTNNVANSIYRASNSGWVISGRLNSSLTLPNDWTIQAFGGARGRQVQLQGYQGTFAFYNLGIRKQFNEKRGSIGLSGENFANFPFVVNSELTSPILSQKTKTSFYNAGVRINFSYRIGKIGVDQQQPRRRRRSIENDDVKGDGDSGGNEGGGQQATPAPAAPQGGARPGGRPGGRP; this is encoded by the coding sequence ATGAAAAAGATTTTATCTGTTTTAACATTAGCTAGCTACTCTGCCTTGGCACAAGGGCCGGCGGGCGCGCCCACTGGCACGCCGCCGCAGCCCACGCAAGCGGTACTGTCGGGTGCATCGGCGGCGGCCGGCAGCGGCAGAATCACGGGTACCGTGGTGGACGCTGCGACCAAGAAACCCGTGCCGTTTGCCACCGTAGCTCTAATCAATACGGCCACGGGCAAACCCATCGACGGCGCTTCTTGCGACGACAATGGCAAGTTCAATATCAGCAAGGTAGCGGCCGGCACCTATCAGCTTCAGGTTAGCTTCTTGGGCTACAAAACCGTAGAGCGCGGCTCGGTGGTCGTGACGGAACGGGGTGGCACGCTCAACCAAGGTACCATTGAGCTAGGTGCCACTACGCAGCAGCTTGGCGAAGTAGTGGTGCAGGGCCAGAAGCAGTTGATCGAGGAAAAGGTAGACCGCTTGATCTATAACGCCGACCAAGACGTGACGGCTAAGGGCGGCGACGCCACCGATATCATGCGGAAAGTGCCGCTACTGGCGGTGGACCTCGACGGCAACGTGACGCTGCGCGGCTCCTCCAACGTGACGGTGCTCATCAACAACAAGCCCAGTACCATCGTGGCTAGCTCGGTGGCCGACGCCCTGAAGCAGATTCCGGCCGATCTGATCCAGACGGTGGAGGTGATTACCTCGCCCTCGGCCAAGTACGACGCCGAAGGCTCCGCGGGTATCATCAACATCGTGACCAAGAAGAACACCCTGGCCGGCAAAACCCTGAACGTAGACGTGGGCGCCGGCAACCGGGGTGCTAGCCTAAACCTGAACGGTAACTACCGCAAGGGCAAGATGGGCTTCAACCTAGGGGGCTTCGGCCGGAGTCAGTACAATGTGCGCGGCTCGTTTAATAACAACCAAACCACGGTAGGCACCACCAACAGCCTGAACACGATTCAGACGGCGGACACACGCAACCGGGGCCTGTTTGGCAACTACCAGCTGGGTTGGGATTACGATATCACGGAGAAGTCGTCGTTGACGGCCAACATCCGCTACGGGGTGCGTAACAACACCACGAACCAGGATAACCTGATTACCAAAACGTTCCTGCTGCCTTCGAACACGTACCAGAGCGGGAACATCCGCGACGTGCAAACGAAGGACTTGTCGGGCACCGTCGATGCTAACCTGACCTATACCTACACCTACGCGCCGCAGAAAGAGCTCAGCATCCTCGGTTTGTACAGCCGCAACAACCGTACGAACAACTTCGTGGCCGACCTGCTGACCAACGACATCCTGAGCGGGCAGCGCAACAACAACGAGAGCTACAACCAGGAATCCACGATTCAGGTCGACTATTCGACGCCGTTGCAGAAAAATCAGTTGCTGGAATTCGGTGGCAAGGGCATTTTCCGGCAGGTGAATAGCGACTACAACTACTATCAGACCCAGCGGGCTACGGGTGTGGAGCAAACAGATGCTAGCCGCCTCAGCAACTCCCTGAACTACGACCAAAACATCACGGCTGGTTACCTGACTTACACCTACACCACAAAGACCAAGTACACGCTGAAAGCTGGTGCTCGCTACGAATACACGTTTATCGACGCGCGCTTCAGCAACAACTCAGAGGGCGCGCTCGGCACCATTCCGAACTACGGCAAGCTAATCCCGAGCGTGAACTTGTCGAAGAGCTTCGAGAAGGGCCAGACCATCAAAATCGGCTACAACCGCCGTTTGCAGCGGCCGGGCATTCAGTTCCTCAACCCTAACACCAACTTCGCCAACCCTACCAACATTACCACCGGTAACCCGTACCTAGCCCCCGAACTCACCGACAACGTGGAGATAGGGTTCAGCACCCAGCTGAAGGCGTTCTACATTAATGCTTCGGTGTTTGGACGGCGCACCAACAACTCCATCACCAGCGTGCGCGACACGTTCAGCGTCCGCTCGAACGACCCCGTGAACCCCGTATTGCAGCAAGGCATCCGGACGAGCTACCAGAACATCGGCCGCGAGGACAACTACGGTATTAACCTGTTCACCAACGCGACCTTCTTCTCGAAATGGCAGATTGGGGGCGGCATCGACCTGTACTACGCTGATCTGACCAACAACGTGGCCAACTCCATCTACCGGGCTTCCAACTCGGGCTGGGTAATTTCGGGCCGCTTGAACAGCAGCCTGACGCTCCCGAACGACTGGACTATTCAGGCGTTTGGTGGGGCCCGTGGCCGCCAAGTGCAGCTGCAAGGCTACCAAGGTACGTTTGCATTCTACAACCTAGGTATCCGGAAGCAGTTCAACGAGAAGCGCGGCAGCATTGGCCTCTCGGGTGAGAACTTCGCCAACTTCCCCTTCGTGGTGAACTCTGAGCTCACGTCGCCCATCCTGAGCCAGAAGACCAAGACCAGCTTCTACAATGCGGGCGTGCGCATCAACTTCAGCTACCGCATCGGTAAGATCGGTGTGGATCAGCAGCAACCCCGCCGCCGCCGCCGCTCCATCGAGAACGACGACGTGAAGGGCGACGGTGACAGTGGCGGCAATGAAGGCGGTGGCCAGCAAGCCACGCCAGCGCCTGCCGCACCACAAGGCGGCGCCCGGCCGGGCGGTCGACCAGGCGGCCGACCCTAG
- a CDS encoding ABC transporter permease produces the protein MLLSYLKLAWKVLLRRKFFTFISLFGISFTLMVLLIVVAMFDHTFGAHAPETNLDRMLFAQFVHVKFKDEGNMNTPPSYYVLNKYVRTLRTPESVAIASNFHATPSYVGNRKLDLDLRYTDAAFWKVLDFKFLQGKAFGDTEVKGAARVAVINQSTARQYFGTDQGVIGRTIEINQIGYRVQGVVEDVPAMRFISYADVWVPVTTGPDDLQRVGLSGDYLAIITAKSVADLPNVQAEFQRVVRNIPLPDPKNMKRLNFFADPLLAAIFTRQAFRQFTNDPENDGLAIFYSIVGGIALLFMLLPALNLVNINVSRIMERSSEIGVRKAFGATGGTLVGQFLVENIFLTTLGGIAGLGLAYVALQLIGGSDLLAYAHFELNWRIFGWALLVTLIFGVVSGVYPAFKMSRLQPVQALKGSDK, from the coding sequence ATGCTTCTCAGCTACTTGAAACTCGCCTGGAAGGTGCTCTTGCGACGCAAGTTTTTCACCTTTATTAGCTTATTCGGTATCAGCTTCACGCTGATGGTGCTGCTGATTGTGGTGGCCATGTTCGACCATACGTTCGGCGCCCACGCCCCCGAAACGAATCTCGACCGTATGCTGTTCGCGCAGTTTGTGCACGTTAAGTTCAAGGACGAGGGCAACATGAATACCCCGCCGAGCTACTACGTGCTGAACAAATATGTGCGCACCCTGCGCACGCCGGAGAGCGTGGCCATTGCCTCCAACTTCCACGCTACCCCTAGCTACGTCGGCAACCGCAAACTCGACCTCGACCTACGCTACACCGATGCTGCGTTTTGGAAGGTGCTAGATTTTAAGTTCTTACAGGGTAAGGCCTTCGGTGATACTGAAGTGAAAGGCGCCGCTCGGGTGGCAGTGATTAACCAGAGTACCGCTCGGCAATACTTCGGCACGGACCAGGGCGTCATAGGACGCACCATCGAGATAAATCAGATTGGCTATCGGGTGCAGGGCGTGGTAGAAGATGTGCCCGCCATGCGCTTCATTTCCTACGCCGACGTGTGGGTGCCCGTCACAACGGGGCCCGACGACCTACAACGCGTAGGCCTCAGCGGCGACTACCTTGCCATCATCACGGCCAAAAGCGTGGCTGACTTGCCTAATGTGCAGGCTGAATTTCAGCGGGTTGTGCGCAATATCCCATTGCCCGATCCCAAGAACATGAAGCGCTTGAACTTCTTTGCCGACCCCTTGCTAGCCGCCATCTTCACGCGGCAGGCGTTTCGGCAGTTCACTAACGACCCTGAAAATGATGGGCTTGCTATTTTCTACTCTATCGTGGGGGGCATAGCGCTGTTGTTCATGCTGTTGCCGGCCCTGAACTTAGTGAATATCAACGTGAGCCGCATCATGGAGCGCTCCTCCGAAATTGGGGTGCGCAAAGCCTTCGGCGCTACTGGCGGCACGTTGGTGGGGCAATTCTTGGTCGAGAACATCTTCCTCACGACCCTTGGGGGGATAGCCGGCCTGGGGCTCGCCTATGTGGCGCTACAGCTTATCGGCGGCTCCGACCTATTGGCCTACGCTCACTTCGAGTTGAACTGGCGCATTTTCGGTTGGGCCTTACTCGTCACGCTAATTTTCGGCGTGGTATCCGGCGTGTACCCCGCCTTCAAAATGTCGCGCCTCCAGCCCGTGCAAGCCCTAAAAGGCAGCGACAAATAA
- a CDS encoding sensor histidine kinase, producing MCLNTVLAGMTLRAKYILFVVLIHVAIAGLAFQFRESNMWLFIATEVLLLGTAYISVQLYRGFVRPLNLIAAGTEAIRDRDFTMKFLPVGQTEMDQLIDTYNTMIDELRQERVTQQEKSFLLERLIAASPAGILLLNFDGKIEGLNPAAEQCLHLGSAELVGKKPAELPGEWGRQLGVLQPGQPQLVQLSGLQTYRASTSHFLDRGFTRYFILLEELTQELIRQEKQAYEKLIRMMSHEINNSIGAVNSILQSFHYYAPQLSADDQPDFTEALDVSINRNTHLANFIAGFANLVRLPAPTPRPTDVHELLKSTCRLLQVQSEKRNIKWHWNLASGPLFANLDAQQLEQALLNIGKNALEAIGQDGNLWVSTTAQPLSISIENDGPGIPAEVAPRLFTPFFSTKRDGQGIGLTLIRDILLQHGFHFSLETKPNGRTQFRIEL from the coding sequence ATGTGTCTCAACACCGTTCTTGCAGGCATGACCCTCCGCGCCAAGTACATTCTGTTCGTCGTACTCATCCACGTCGCTATTGCGGGGCTAGCTTTTCAATTTCGGGAGTCCAACATGTGGCTGTTCATTGCCACGGAGGTGCTGCTGCTGGGCACGGCGTATATCAGCGTGCAGCTGTACCGCGGCTTTGTGCGCCCTCTGAACCTAATTGCCGCCGGTACCGAAGCCATCCGTGACCGGGATTTTACTATGAAGTTCCTCCCGGTTGGTCAGACCGAGATGGATCAACTCATTGACACCTACAACACAATGATTGACGAGCTGCGGCAGGAGCGCGTAACCCAGCAGGAGAAAAGCTTTTTGCTTGAGCGCCTGATTGCCGCCTCGCCCGCCGGTATTCTGCTGCTGAATTTCGACGGCAAGATTGAGGGGTTGAATCCTGCTGCTGAGCAGTGCCTGCACCTAGGCTCCGCCGAACTGGTTGGCAAGAAGCCCGCTGAGCTGCCGGGCGAGTGGGGCCGGCAGCTCGGGGTGTTGCAGCCGGGACAGCCGCAGCTAGTGCAGCTCTCGGGGCTGCAAACCTACCGGGCCAGCACCTCGCACTTCCTGGATCGGGGTTTTACGCGCTATTTCATCTTGCTTGAAGAGCTGACCCAGGAGCTAATCCGGCAGGAAAAGCAGGCGTACGAGAAGCTGATTCGGATGATGTCGCACGAGATAAACAACTCTATCGGCGCCGTCAACTCGATTCTGCAATCCTTCCACTACTACGCCCCGCAGCTCAGTGCCGACGACCAGCCGGACTTCACCGAGGCCTTGGACGTTTCTATCAACCGGAATACGCACCTCGCCAACTTTATTGCGGGCTTCGCCAACCTCGTGCGCCTGCCTGCGCCCACGCCGCGACCCACTGATGTGCACGAGCTGCTGAAGTCGACGTGTCGGCTGTTGCAGGTGCAGAGTGAAAAGCGCAACATCAAGTGGCACTGGAACCTAGCTTCCGGCCCGCTGTTCGCTAACCTCGACGCGCAGCAGCTGGAGCAAGCTCTGCTTAACATCGGTAAGAACGCCCTGGAAGCCATTGGCCAAGACGGTAACCTGTGGGTGAGCACCACAGCGCAACCCCTAAGCATCAGCATTGAAAACGACGGACCTGGCATTCCGGCCGAAGTGGCCCCGCGCCTGTTCACGCCCTTCTTCAGCACCAAGCGCGACGGCCAAGGCATTGGCCTCACGCTGATTCGGGATATTCTCCTGCAGCACGGCTTCCACTTTAGCCTGGAAACGAAGCCGAACGGCCGCACGCAGTTTCGGATAGAACTGTAG
- a CDS encoding sigma-54 dependent transcriptional regulator: MILIVDDDIAVRTSLGLLLKQAGYAAKAVASPEEALRFVREAAPQLVLMDMNYSLDTSGQDGLRLLGQVKELAPKVPVILITGWGSISLAVEGMKAGAAEFVTKPWNNEALLQTIRTSLSLAEASSQAPPADEVSLGRRQLDKQFNFKNIVGQDAQLLHVLRNVGQVAATDASVLIEGESGTGKELIAEAIHQNSHRRNKPFVKVNLGGISASLFESEMFGHRRGAFTDAKADRQGRFEMANGGTIFLDEIGELDLGSQVKLLRVLQDRTYEVLGDSRSRSLDIRVICATNRDLAQEVREGRFREDLFYRINLITVRLPGLRERPDDVPLLAQHFVNNLRTTYNRPALKVNTRALHWLREQALPGNIRELKNLVERAVLVSGKDELGPEDFQAQAQRSTAKAPEPGELPAVGLMTLDEMEAQMIRKTVDFYSGNLSRVAKALGLSRGALYRRLEKFNIPYDAAQ; the protein is encoded by the coding sequence ATGATCCTCATTGTCGACGACGATATTGCCGTGCGCACCTCGTTAGGGCTGCTCCTCAAACAGGCTGGCTATGCAGCCAAAGCGGTAGCCTCCCCTGAAGAAGCGTTGCGCTTTGTGCGCGAAGCCGCCCCGCAGCTCGTGCTCATGGATATGAACTACTCGCTCGACACCTCCGGCCAAGATGGCTTGCGGCTGCTTGGGCAGGTAAAGGAGCTAGCTCCCAAGGTGCCAGTTATCCTCATCACCGGTTGGGGCTCGATTAGCTTGGCAGTGGAAGGCATGAAAGCCGGCGCCGCCGAGTTCGTGACCAAGCCCTGGAACAACGAGGCGCTGCTGCAAACCATCCGCACTAGCCTCAGCTTGGCCGAAGCTAGCTCTCAAGCGCCCCCAGCCGATGAAGTGAGCCTAGGTCGGCGCCAACTGGATAAGCAATTCAATTTCAAGAACATCGTGGGGCAGGATGCGCAACTGCTGCACGTGTTGCGCAACGTAGGGCAAGTGGCCGCCACTGATGCCTCGGTGCTGATCGAAGGAGAGTCGGGCACAGGCAAGGAGCTGATTGCGGAAGCTATTCACCAGAACTCACACCGGCGCAATAAGCCCTTTGTGAAGGTGAACCTAGGTGGTATTTCGGCGTCGCTGTTTGAAAGTGAAATGTTTGGCCACCGGCGCGGGGCCTTCACCGATGCCAAGGCCGATCGCCAGGGCCGCTTTGAAATGGCCAATGGCGGCACCATTTTCCTCGATGAAATAGGCGAGCTCGACCTAGGTAGCCAAGTGAAGCTGCTGCGCGTGCTCCAAGACCGCACCTACGAAGTGCTCGGCGACTCGCGCAGCCGCTCCCTCGATATCCGGGTGATTTGTGCCACCAACCGCGACCTAGCCCAGGAAGTGCGCGAAGGCCGCTTCCGTGAAGACCTCTTCTACCGCATCAACCTCATCACGGTGCGCCTGCCCGGCTTGCGCGAGCGGCCCGACGATGTGCCGCTGCTGGCTCAGCACTTCGTCAATAATCTGCGCACCACCTACAACCGGCCGGCGCTCAAGGTAAATACCCGTGCCTTGCACTGGCTGCGCGAGCAAGCCTTGCCCGGCAATATTCGGGAACTGAAGAACTTAGTGGAGCGGGCCGTGTTGGTGAGCGGCAAAGACGAGCTAGGCCCCGAGGACTTTCAGGCCCAAGCTCAGCGCAGCACCGCAAAAGCCCCCGAACCGGGCGAGTTGCCCGCCGTAGGCTTGATGACGCTCGACGAGATGGAAGCCCAAATGATCCGCAAAACGGTGGATTTTTATTCCGGCAACCTCTCGCGCGTGGCCAAAGCGCTAGGGTTGAGCCGCGGGGCCTTGTACCGACGCTTAGAGAAGTTTAACATTCCGTACGATGCCGCGCAGTAG